From Echinicola jeungdonensis, the proteins below share one genomic window:
- a CDS encoding CopD family protein has product MGFEYLKALHIIFIVTWFAGLFYIVRLFIYQTETLEKPLEEQKILKPQLDLMAKRLWLGITWPSAVLTLIFGFWVLSYRWGYLELGFMHAKLGFVFLLYLYHFKCHQIFKQLQKGVSKWSSTQLRIWNEAATVLLFAIVFLIVLKNLLDMVWGIVGLLVLSGLLMAGIKLYKRRRQRN; this is encoded by the coding sequence ATGGGCTTCGAATACTTAAAAGCATTACATATTATTTTTATTGTCACCTGGTTTGCAGGGTTATTTTACATCGTAAGGCTTTTCATTTACCAAACTGAGACCCTGGAAAAACCCCTGGAAGAACAAAAAATCCTTAAACCTCAATTGGACTTAATGGCCAAAAGGCTCTGGTTGGGCATCACCTGGCCATCAGCAGTTTTAACTTTAATTTTTGGGTTTTGGGTCCTCAGCTACCGTTGGGGGTATCTGGAACTGGGCTTTATGCATGCCAAATTAGGCTTTGTTTTTTTATTGTACCTTTACCATTTTAAATGCCACCAAATCTTTAAACAGCTGCAAAAAGGGGTGTCAAAATGGAGCTCCACCCAACTCAGAATTTGGAATGAAGCGGCTACGGTGCTGTTATTTGCAATTGTCTTCCTGATCGTACTTAAAAACCTCCTGGATATGGTCTGGGGCATAGTTGGCTTGTTAGTCTTGAGCGGATTGCTCATGGCTGGGATCAAGTTATACAAAAGAAGGAGACAAAGGAACTAA
- the meaB gene encoding methylmalonyl Co-A mutase-associated GTPase MeaB: MDYKPKRLKAKDYVDGVLSGNRTLLSKAITLVESKLEEDQNLAKEVMASIMPYSGNSVRIGVTGIPGVGKSTFIENFGKNIVEEGHRLAVLTIDPSSDKSSGSILGDKTRMESLSKLPEVYVRPSPSSFFAGGVGEKTREAIFLCEAAGYDVIIVETVGVGQAEALVRQMVDFFLLLLLPGSGDQLQGIKKGIIEFADGLVITKADGDNLIKSKIALQEFKQVVNLLSNRDKGWRPPVKICSSVTKKGLNEIWGMILDYEKNRKINGAWEETRKDQQVYWVKEQTRVLIEKRFFNNPWIKKNIEKYMPLLINGNVLPSEVAEKLLEDFVVYLKKQS, encoded by the coding sequence TTGGACTATAAGCCAAAACGTCTAAAAGCAAAAGATTATGTGGATGGGGTGCTTTCGGGAAATCGCACCCTTTTAAGTAAGGCCATTACTTTGGTAGAAAGCAAATTGGAGGAGGACCAGAATTTGGCCAAGGAAGTGATGGCCAGCATTATGCCTTATTCTGGAAATTCTGTCCGCATAGGTGTTACCGGGATTCCGGGAGTAGGGAAAAGTACCTTTATTGAAAATTTTGGTAAAAATATTGTAGAAGAGGGTCATCGGTTAGCCGTATTGACCATTGATCCAAGTAGCGATAAATCTTCCGGAAGCATATTGGGGGATAAAACCCGTATGGAATCACTATCCAAATTACCTGAGGTTTATGTTAGGCCATCTCCGTCTTCCTTTTTTGCTGGGGGGGTAGGTGAAAAAACCAGAGAAGCTATTTTTTTATGTGAGGCTGCCGGATATGATGTGATTATTGTGGAAACAGTGGGAGTGGGGCAAGCTGAGGCTTTGGTTCGACAAATGGTGGACTTTTTTTTATTGTTATTGTTGCCTGGATCGGGGGACCAACTCCAGGGAATAAAAAAAGGAATTATCGAATTTGCAGATGGCTTGGTGATTACCAAAGCGGATGGGGATAACCTGATTAAATCTAAAATTGCCCTGCAAGAATTCAAACAAGTGGTTAATCTATTGTCCAACAGGGATAAGGGATGGAGGCCCCCTGTAAAAATATGTTCTTCCGTAACAAAAAAAGGGTTAAATGAAATTTGGGGTATGATTCTTGATTATGAAAAAAACAGAAAAATTAATGGGGCCTGGGAGGAAACCAGAAAAGACCAACAGGTGTATTGGGTTAAGGAACAAACTCGGGTCCTGATTGAAAAACGTTTTTTTAATAACCCTTGGATCAAAAAAAATATTGAGAAATATATGCCCTTATTGATTAATGGAAATGTTTTGCCAAGTGAAGTAGCAGAAAAATTATTGGAAGATTTTGTTGTTTATCTAAAAAAACAATCATGA
- a CDS encoding DUF3298 and DUF4163 domain-containing protein, protein MKEGCKSIRGLFMTMVLLAFFACGQDENVELKKISHHIKELNKKSCIDEDCAEVKLSFPVFEGKRNLADKINLHIKQQMIMYLGWGESELEVDSLQYAVNNFIKKFKNIKEEFPDSHQSWYVDAQGAVTYSNSKFLSLSMLSDSYTGGAHSNQIMLFMNFDLDRGVLVKKDDIILNETKLLAKAKNAFRKYHDVDPEKSLAEDGRFFLKDGEFFLPAAIGYEDSELVLFYNSYEIAPYAMGQTELRIPLDQLEGVVLQP, encoded by the coding sequence ATGAAGGAGGGTTGTAAATCCATTAGGGGACTTTTTATGACGATGGTTTTGCTGGCATTTTTTGCCTGTGGGCAGGACGAAAATGTAGAGTTGAAAAAAATATCCCACCATATAAAAGAACTCAATAAGAAAAGCTGTATTGATGAGGATTGTGCTGAGGTAAAATTGTCTTTTCCAGTTTTTGAGGGAAAGCGGAATTTGGCAGACAAGATCAACCTTCACATTAAGCAGCAAATGATCATGTATTTGGGCTGGGGTGAAAGTGAGCTGGAGGTGGATTCTTTGCAATATGCCGTGAATAATTTTATAAAAAAATTTAAAAACATAAAGGAAGAATTTCCAGATTCGCATCAAAGTTGGTATGTGGATGCTCAGGGAGCAGTAACTTATAGCAATTCAAAATTCCTTTCACTTTCCATGCTCAGTGACAGCTATACAGGAGGGGCCCATTCCAATCAAATTATGTTATTTATGAACTTTGACTTGGATAGGGGAGTGCTGGTGAAAAAAGATGATATCATTTTGAATGAAACCAAATTATTGGCGAAAGCTAAAAATGCTTTTAGAAAATATCATGATGTTGATCCAGAAAAATCATTGGCTGAGGATGGGCGTTTTTTCCTAAAGGACGGGGAGTTCTTCCTTCCTGCAGCCATTGGTTATGAAGACAGTGAACTGGTGTTGTTTTACAATTCCTATGAAATAGCCCCGTATGCCATGGGGCAAACCGAATTGAGGATCCCTTTGGATCAATTGGAGGGAGTCGTGCTTCAGCCCTGA
- the dnaA gene encoding chromosomal replication initiator protein DnaA — translation MNSEAKAVWDECLRVIEAHVNEQSFSTWFKPINPVRLEGPILTIQVPSQFFYEWLEDNYVQVLKLAIKNILGPSGKLEYAVVVDRGNSQNQPYVVSYPQGNAAAKKKNDEKLQKQENRSPFDMQSLHGDALLQSHLNPNYTFSSYIEGDCNRLARSAGYAVATKPGITSFNPLMVYGGVGLGKTHLVQAIGNEIKNGPEDKFVLYVSSEKFVNQFMDSIKDGNVKSFTNFYMQVDVLIIDDIQFLAGKDRTQEMFFHIFNHLHQSKKQIIMTSDCPPRDLKGLEERLLSRFKWGLTADLHMPDFETRVAIIRRKMQTEGIYIPDDVIEYLAYTVDTNIRELEGVLISLIAHASLNRVEIDLGLAKSIMKNIVKDIETEVGIDFIQKTVSDYYGIKLDDLKAKTRKKEIVMARQIAMYFSKEFTNHSLKSIGYHFGGRDHSTVIHAVQTVNDLMETDTTFRNAINEQKKKFKMRSY, via the coding sequence ATGAATTCAGAGGCAAAAGCAGTATGGGATGAATGTTTGCGTGTCATTGAAGCACACGTAAATGAGCAGAGCTTTTCCACCTGGTTTAAACCTATTAATCCGGTGAGATTGGAAGGCCCTATCCTGACCATACAGGTCCCCAGTCAGTTTTTTTACGAATGGCTGGAGGATAATTATGTCCAGGTTTTGAAACTGGCCATCAAAAATATTCTTGGCCCCAGTGGCAAGTTGGAATATGCTGTAGTGGTGGACCGGGGGAACTCCCAAAACCAACCCTATGTGGTCAGTTATCCCCAAGGCAATGCTGCAGCCAAGAAAAAAAATGATGAGAAACTCCAAAAGCAGGAAAACCGCAGCCCCTTTGATATGCAAAGCCTGCATGGTGATGCCCTTCTACAATCCCATCTTAATCCCAATTACACTTTCAGTTCCTACATAGAAGGGGATTGTAACCGTTTGGCCAGATCTGCGGGATATGCAGTTGCCACCAAGCCCGGGATCACTTCATTTAACCCTTTAATGGTTTATGGAGGTGTTGGTCTAGGGAAAACCCACTTGGTACAGGCCATCGGAAATGAAATCAAAAATGGCCCTGAGGACAAATTTGTACTTTATGTTTCTTCAGAAAAATTTGTCAATCAATTTATGGATTCCATCAAAGATGGAAATGTAAAAAGCTTTACCAATTTTTATATGCAAGTGGATGTTCTAATCATTGATGACATCCAGTTTTTGGCAGGAAAAGACCGGACCCAGGAAATGTTTTTCCATATTTTCAACCATTTGCATCAAAGTAAAAAGCAGATCATCATGACCTCCGATTGCCCCCCAAGGGACTTAAAAGGGCTGGAGGAACGATTACTCTCCAGATTTAAATGGGGGTTAACGGCTGATCTTCACATGCCTGATTTTGAAACAAGGGTGGCCATAATAAGGCGAAAAATGCAAACCGAGGGAATTTATATTCCTGATGATGTCATTGAATACCTGGCTTATACCGTTGACACTAACATCCGGGAGCTGGAGGGTGTACTCATTTCCCTCATTGCCCATGCCTCCCTCAACAGGGTGGAAATAGACTTGGGCTTGGCAAAAAGCATCATGAAAAATATCGTTAAAGATATTGAAACAGAGGTGGGGATCGATTTTATCCAGAAAACTGTATCGGATTATTATGGCATCAAACTGGATGATCTTAAAGCCAAGACCAGGAAAAAAGAAATTGTAATGGCAAGGCAAATTGCCATGTATTTCTCCAAAGAGTTTACAAACCATTCTCTCAAATCAATTGGATACCACTTTGGAGGAAGGGACCACAGTACTGTAATCCATGCCGTACAAACAGTAAACGATCTAATGGAAACAGATACTACCTTCAGAAATGCCATCAATGAGCAAAAGAAAAAGTTTAAAATGAGATCTTATTGA
- a CDS encoding methylmalonyl-CoA mutase family protein, which produces MNKLFDNFPPQNKGMWMQEVLKDLKQGSFEHLMISRPWEGMSLFPFYTAEDAEKWKWLISYENIENYNLPLSSSSPKQWANMVKVTWRPDDTFEAEVKRVLEGGADGIILELSGEEPPGIIFKGDWWKGLVLWIHPLNNPVSILQQFFSEIDQRKIDKGTIVGGILYSPFKNLFDNQKAKSALEGELWQLHQMTKDFQYFKGLCLDWCIYLEGGGNPDQEMRYGLGELVELMDILTEKGFSPEELFKNLIIKVAVSGDFYMEIAKLKSMRVLVHQLAGLYEVKVNPNEFPFFGFTSNWSKSKVEPYTNMIKNTTESLAALLGGCNLIWVRPHEIEGAEPSNFSKRIARNILNILKEECYLDKVLDPTAGSYYLGFLTNKLRQLGEEGLRQLEKEGGWWGNYMDLRIQKDIKTSRMEKWDALISGDQVRVGENKYRAKESGYLLAKKPNKIQEEPFQIKPLSPVLLFEMTKTS; this is translated from the coding sequence ATGAATAAGTTGTTTGATAATTTTCCGCCCCAAAATAAAGGGATGTGGATGCAGGAAGTGCTCAAAGACCTGAAACAAGGAAGTTTTGAACATTTGATGATTTCCAGGCCCTGGGAAGGAATGTCTTTGTTTCCTTTTTATACAGCTGAAGATGCCGAGAAATGGAAATGGCTGATTTCTTATGAGAATATTGAAAATTATAATCTGCCTTTATCCTCGTCTTCCCCTAAGCAGTGGGCCAACATGGTCAAGGTGACCTGGCGTCCGGACGATACTTTTGAGGCTGAAGTAAAAAGGGTCTTGGAAGGAGGGGCTGACGGAATTATTTTGGAATTAAGTGGTGAAGAACCACCTGGTATAATTTTTAAAGGAGATTGGTGGAAGGGGCTTGTCCTTTGGATACACCCTTTAAACAATCCTGTTTCCATCCTACAGCAATTTTTTTCTGAAATCGATCAAAGAAAGATTGATAAAGGTACCATAGTAGGGGGCATTCTTTATAGTCCATTTAAAAACTTATTTGATAATCAAAAAGCGAAAAGTGCATTGGAAGGGGAGCTTTGGCAACTTCACCAAATGACAAAGGACTTTCAGTACTTTAAGGGGCTTTGTCTGGACTGGTGCATTTATTTGGAAGGCGGAGGAAACCCAGATCAGGAAATGAGGTATGGATTGGGGGAATTGGTGGAACTAATGGATATTTTAACCGAAAAGGGTTTTTCTCCCGAAGAGCTTTTTAAGAATTTAATTATAAAGGTGGCCGTCAGTGGTGATTTTTATATGGAGATTGCTAAACTAAAATCCATGCGGGTACTGGTCCATCAATTGGCGGGCCTTTATGAAGTAAAGGTTAACCCCAATGAATTTCCTTTTTTTGGATTTACCAGTAATTGGTCAAAATCCAAAGTGGAACCTTATACAAATATGATCAAAAATACTACCGAAAGTTTGGCTGCCCTATTGGGTGGATGTAATTTGATATGGGTACGGCCACATGAAATTGAAGGAGCTGAGCCAAGTAATTTTTCAAAAAGGATTGCCCGGAATATTTTAAACATATTGAAGGAGGAATGTTATTTGGATAAAGTATTAGACCCAACTGCTGGTTCCTATTATTTGGGCTTTCTGACCAATAAGTTGCGACAATTGGGTGAAGAAGGATTAAGGCAATTGGAAAAAGAAGGAGGATGGTGGGGAAATTATATGGACCTGAGGATTCAAAAGGACATTAAAACTTCCAGGATGGAAAAATGGGATGCCCTGATTAGTGGGGACCAAGTTCGAGTAGGAGAAAATAAATACAGGGCAAAAGAAAGTGGTTATTTATTGGCTAAAAAACCAAATAAAATTCAAGAAGAACCATTTCAAATAAAGCCTCTTTCTCCTGTTCTATTGTTTGAAATGACCAAAACAAGCTAA
- the scpA gene encoding methylmalonyl-CoA mutase: MRPNLEKLTQNNLFSHKPGKPGESWSSFEKIKIKPFYSKEDVKNISHLSYVAGLPPFLRGPYSTMYLNRTWTIRQYAGFSNAEASNAFYRKNLEEGQRGLSVAFDLATHRGFDSDHPRVQGDVGKAGVAVDSILDMKILFDGIPLDKMSVSMTMNGAVIPIMAFYIVAAEEQGVPVSSLKGTIQNDILKEFMVRNTYIYPPQASMRIIGDIFKYTSQNMPGFHSISISGYHMQEAGATADLELAYTLADGLEYVRTGLRAGLDIDDFAPRLSFFWGVGMNHFMEIAKLRAGRLLWARMMKTFNPQNPKSMSLRAHCQTSGWSLTEQDVFNNVARTTMEALAAVLGHTQSLHTNAFDEAIALPTDFSARVARNTQLYLKEETGITRVVDPWGGSYYLEYLTDQLVKKAEILIKEVEELGGMAKAIEAGLPKMRIEEAAVRKQARIDSGKDAIIGVNKYPSHPDHEFDVLEVDNEQVIRSQMARLDQLKTERNGKEVEDSLDKITEAAKTGEGNLLELAVDAARKRATLGEISLAMEKEFGRHKATMKSVSGNYASEASDNLVFQKAKSLSDKFADLEGRRPRILIAKMGQDGHDRGAKVIATGLADMGFDVDIGPLFQTPYEVAMQAIENDVHIIGVSSLAGGHKTLVSQLIKELKDLSREDIMVVVGGVVPPRDIKFLNQLGVALVFGPGTVLPKAAIEILNKMMEE, from the coding sequence ATGAGACCAAACCTGGAAAAATTAACCCAAAATAACCTTTTCAGTCACAAACCTGGAAAGCCAGGTGAGTCTTGGTCTTCATTTGAGAAAATCAAGATCAAACCTTTTTATAGTAAAGAGGATGTGAAAAACATTTCCCATTTGAGCTATGTAGCAGGGTTGCCACCTTTTTTGAGGGGGCCCTATAGCACCATGTACCTAAACCGGACCTGGACGATCCGTCAATATGCTGGCTTTTCCAATGCCGAGGCTTCCAATGCTTTCTATAGGAAAAATCTGGAAGAAGGACAAAGAGGCCTTTCAGTGGCATTTGATCTAGCTACTCACCGGGGATTTGATTCCGATCATCCAAGGGTTCAAGGGGATGTTGGAAAGGCTGGGGTAGCAGTGGATTCCATTTTGGACATGAAGATTCTTTTTGATGGAATTCCCTTAGATAAGATGTCTGTTTCAATGACCATGAACGGGGCCGTTATTCCTATTATGGCATTTTATATTGTAGCTGCGGAGGAGCAGGGTGTGCCGGTATCTTCGCTCAAGGGAACTATTCAAAATGATATTTTGAAGGAGTTTATGGTAAGGAATACTTACATATATCCTCCCCAGGCCTCAATGCGCATCATCGGGGATATTTTTAAATATACTTCCCAAAATATGCCTGGGTTTCACTCTATTTCCATCTCGGGCTATCATATGCAGGAAGCTGGGGCCACTGCTGATTTAGAATTGGCTTATACCTTAGCAGATGGCTTGGAGTATGTGAGAACTGGATTAAGGGCTGGATTAGATATTGATGATTTTGCTCCCAGATTATCCTTTTTTTGGGGAGTGGGCATGAATCATTTTATGGAGATTGCTAAACTGAGGGCAGGTAGGCTACTTTGGGCAAGGATGATGAAGACTTTTAACCCTCAAAACCCGAAATCCATGAGCCTTAGGGCCCACTGTCAAACATCCGGTTGGTCACTGACTGAGCAAGATGTTTTTAACAATGTAGCAAGAACAACAATGGAGGCACTTGCAGCTGTTTTGGGGCACACGCAGTCTTTACATACCAATGCTTTTGATGAGGCCATAGCTTTGCCAACAGATTTTTCTGCCAGAGTTGCCAGAAATACACAGCTTTATTTAAAAGAAGAGACGGGTATTACCCGGGTAGTGGATCCCTGGGGAGGTTCCTATTATTTGGAATACCTGACAGACCAACTGGTGAAAAAAGCTGAAATATTGATCAAGGAAGTGGAAGAGCTCGGAGGTATGGCCAAAGCCATTGAGGCCGGACTTCCCAAAATGAGGATTGAAGAAGCTGCTGTCAGAAAACAAGCCAGGATTGATAGTGGAAAAGATGCGATTATTGGTGTAAACAAATACCCTTCCCATCCCGATCACGAATTTGATGTTTTGGAAGTGGATAATGAGCAGGTTATCAGGTCTCAAATGGCCAGATTGGACCAGCTAAAAACAGAAAGGAATGGGAAAGAAGTGGAGGACTCCTTGGATAAAATTACGGAAGCGGCAAAGACTGGGGAGGGGAATTTACTGGAATTGGCGGTTGATGCAGCCAGAAAAAGAGCTACATTAGGAGAAATATCCCTTGCCATGGAAAAGGAATTTGGAAGGCATAAAGCCACCATGAAATCTGTGTCTGGAAATTATGCCAGTGAAGCAAGTGACAACCTGGTTTTTCAGAAGGCCAAATCCCTGTCTGATAAATTTGCGGACCTGGAGGGACGCCGACCACGCATTTTGATTGCCAAAATGGGACAGGATGGACATGATAGAGGAGCCAAGGTAATTGCTACAGGACTGGCGGATATGGGGTTTGACGTGGATATTGGCCCACTTTTCCAAACTCCGTATGAAGTGGCCATGCAGGCAATAGAGAATGATGTCCATATTATTGGCGTTTCTAGCTTAGCTGGCGGGCATAAGACTTTGGTTTCCCAACTGATAAAGGAATTAAAGGATTTGAGCAGAGAGGATATCATGGTTGTCGTGGGAGGGGTTGTACCCCCAAGGGATATAAAATTCCTCAATCAGCTGGGGGTGGCTTTGGTATTTGGTCCTGGGACTGTATTGCCTAAGGCAGCTATTGAAATTTTAAATAAAATGATGGAAGAATAA
- a CDS encoding DUF389 domain-containing protein, with the protein MKGITLLFDESLAEEVEDKIVPLFGELLKGKIPFSLNLEIALEEDDFLVTYLSDDQLKALFPKVIENEWQLGFLPHPKMTHARQGFGVGSSIEKAAENILKTDEVKRVDALMVNGRPVFNTVVIGESLSVMYGSAELSAIKRLWGKFKSFFKMFRRMHLHPYSILIQKEGNNENGEGKKEEKIETAALGMVVVEHGKSSLLSRRILEDSFVNDGMMHNIVLSPHSVFGLLEFTIKSFFRSTKNSKLPPFAAHIKTKKLIVQSPEPINLSVDGVFQSTKEVELEVVPKVLKIVPGRYLDTQAEANNKEIFKTQMLPRGELRDELLSGPLPYINHATTEEFKDLFTVLRENSQPTSSYLVLMVLSTVLATFGLFANSTPVIIGAMILAPLMAPIISLSMGVLRQDQHLIKNSLQSVGFGLLLGYLFAVFITWLTPLKTLNSEIVARIRPNLLDLGVAAASGVAGAYAHSKKEIAKTLAGVAIAVALVPPLAVSGIGLGWLNWQVFSGALLLLVTNLAGMVLAASLTFLLLGFSPFHLAKKGLMWSLVLVLGVSTPLAFGFSKMVHENKIIQQLSGYQLNEKVTIREVNVRQLSPLRLAVTLVADGPLDEKELLRVKRKVETMLGEEVELEITTGVKM; encoded by the coding sequence ATGAAAGGGATTACACTTTTGTTTGATGAAAGCCTTGCAGAAGAAGTTGAAGATAAAATTGTTCCTTTATTTGGAGAATTACTAAAAGGGAAAATTCCATTTTCCCTAAATCTTGAAATTGCCCTGGAAGAAGATGATTTTTTGGTTACTTATTTGTCTGATGACCAATTGAAGGCCCTTTTTCCCAAGGTGATTGAAAACGAATGGCAGTTGGGCTTTCTTCCCCATCCCAAAATGACCCACGCCCGTCAAGGTTTTGGCGTAGGTTCCAGTATAGAAAAAGCGGCGGAGAATATTTTAAAAACTGATGAGGTCAAAAGGGTGGATGCCCTTATGGTTAATGGTAGGCCTGTTTTCAATACTGTGGTTATTGGGGAATCGCTAAGTGTGATGTATGGTAGTGCAGAATTGTCGGCGATTAAGCGGCTGTGGGGAAAGTTTAAAAGCTTTTTTAAAATGTTTAGGAGGATGCACTTGCACCCTTACAGTATCCTCATCCAAAAGGAAGGGAATAATGAAAATGGGGAGGGTAAAAAGGAGGAAAAGATTGAAACTGCCGCATTAGGAATGGTTGTGGTTGAGCATGGTAAGAGTTCCTTATTGTCCAGGCGGATATTGGAAGATTCATTTGTAAATGATGGGATGATGCATAATATTGTCCTTTCTCCTCATAGTGTTTTTGGCTTACTTGAATTTACAATAAAAAGCTTTTTTCGGTCGACCAAAAATTCCAAATTACCTCCTTTTGCTGCTCATATAAAAACCAAAAAACTAATTGTTCAAAGTCCGGAACCAATTAATTTGAGTGTGGACGGAGTATTTCAAAGCACCAAGGAAGTTGAACTGGAAGTTGTACCTAAAGTCTTGAAAATTGTCCCTGGAAGGTATTTGGATACCCAGGCGGAAGCGAACAATAAAGAGATATTCAAGACACAAATGTTGCCCAGAGGGGAGTTAAGGGATGAACTGTTATCCGGGCCTTTGCCCTATATTAACCATGCCACCACAGAGGAATTTAAGGACCTATTTACCGTACTCCGTGAGAACTCACAGCCTACTTCAAGTTACCTGGTTTTAATGGTGTTATCCACGGTTTTGGCCACCTTTGGTCTTTTTGCAAATTCCACACCTGTAATTATAGGTGCCATGATATTGGCTCCCTTGATGGCTCCCATCATTTCCTTAAGTATGGGTGTTTTGCGTCAAGACCAGCATTTGATCAAAAATAGCCTTCAATCCGTGGGGTTTGGTTTGTTGTTGGGATACCTGTTTGCTGTTTTTATTACCTGGTTGACTCCACTGAAGACTTTGAATAGTGAAATTGTGGCAAGGATAAGACCCAATTTGCTTGACCTTGGGGTGGCGGCTGCATCAGGGGTTGCCGGTGCTTATGCACATTCCAAAAAAGAAATAGCCAAGACTTTGGCAGGAGTAGCCATTGCTGTGGCCTTGGTGCCCCCACTTGCAGTTTCCGGAATTGGACTGGGGTGGTTGAATTGGCAGGTTTTTTCCGGGGCTTTACTTTTATTGGTAACGAACCTGGCGGGAATGGTTTTAGCAGCTTCCCTTACCTTTTTATTGTTGGGGTTCAGTCCATTTCACCTGGCCAAAAAAGGTTTGATGTGGTCCTTGGTTTTGGTTTTGGGAGTGAGTACTCCTTTGGCTTTTGGCTTTTCCAAAATGGTCCATGAAAACAAGATCATCCAACAATTGAGTGGATATCAACTTAATGAAAAGGTAACTATCAGAGAGGTGAATGTAAGGCAGCTCAGCCCTTTAAGGCTTGCAGTTACCTTAGTGGCAGACGGTCCTTTGGATGAAAAGGAATTGCTGAGGGTGAAGCGAAAAGTTGAAACCATGCTTGGAGAGGAGGTTGAACTGGAAATTACCACGGGGGTAAAAATGTAA
- a CDS encoding 2Fe-2S iron-sulfur cluster-binding protein, translating into MVTFEVEDLDGNRQSIEAPDDMGLSLMEVLKASDYPVLATCGGMALCATCHVEVLEGKDGLGDASDVELDQLETLPELFPTSRLACQIRISDMLEGAVIKLRGEEN; encoded by the coding sequence ATGGTAACATTTGAAGTTGAAGATCTTGACGGAAACCGTCAATCGATAGAAGCCCCGGACGATATGGGCTTAAGTCTCATGGAAGTCCTGAAAGCTTCCGATTATCCAGTATTGGCCACCTGTGGTGGAATGGCCCTATGTGCTACCTGCCATGTGGAGGTCCTGGAGGGAAAAGATGGTTTGGGCGATGCATCAGATGTAGAGCTAGACCAATTAGAAACCCTTCCCGAGCTTTTCCCCACTAGTCGGCTGGCCTGCCAAATCAGGATCAGTGACATGCTCGAAGGAGCAGTTATCAAACTGAGAGGAGAAGAGAACTAA